In Pelotomaculum isophthalicicum JI, the sequence GAAAAAGAACTTATCAAAGCTTATTCTGGGGACTGAGTTGCTCGCGTCATTGCTTATCTTGGGTTCAATTTTTATCTGGGCTCCTGTCTGTGATGGATTGCTTACTTTACAAAACGGCACCATGGTACATATGAAATGCTTTTATACTGGGCAGGTTTCCATTGTATTGGCAATAATCTTACTCTTTGCAGCTATTGTGGCTTTTTTCTCCAAAACGGATCATAACAAGCTCCAGTGGGTTATTATTGTAATTGGAATTATGATTATAGCAAATACTTTTGAATCGGTGATTGGTATTGGTATCTGTAAAAACACGGCAATGGCATGTCATGCTACATCTGCGTGGCTAAGGGGCAGCGGTGTTTTAGTTATTATAAGTGGCCTTTTTGATATCTTTGCTAATAGCAGTAAAACAAATAAACTTACTTTGTAAATATGATCTCAGGTATGATAAAGCACATGATGAAAATAAAAGCCCGAGGTGCAGTGTTTGCATTCGCGTTGCATTTTGTCTTCCCGGGCAGTAATTACAACATTTAACCAGGGAATTATCCTTTTGCAATGATAAGGAAGGGAGAAAAACTTATGCAACCGCAACAGGCTACTAAGATAGCCATGCGAGAAATGAAAGGAGGCAATAATTGCTGCCGGTCAATAGTTATTGCTGCCTGTCAGGTTTGGAACATAGGAATACCGGAAGGGGTTTTAGATGCTGCCGCTCTTTTCGGTGAGGGAATGCACTCGGGATGCTCCTGCGGTGCTCTCACCGGAATGATTATTGCTTCCGGTTTGAAGGCCCGTAGCCAGCCGGAGGCGAATGGCCAGCAGATCGCCAGCATCTGCATGACAGGTTCAAAATGACCTTTGGAGCTACCTGTTGCCGGGCTATCAAGAAAAAAAGGAGTCTGCTGGAAAAATTGGGCAACCGGGCCTGTATAGATCTCACCGGCAAAGCTGCCGCCATTCTGGTACAGCTTTGGGAGGAGTGGGGGGGAAATGGGCGAACGGCAAATGTTTTTACACGCTGATTCACGTATCGAGCCAGGCTTACTGAAGGAACTTGTGACAGTGGTTGAAAATGGTGCTGCATGGGGCTGCGCTACTTTGGAATTCGATAACCAGGCCATTTTCTATATTATATTGTCCTGGTTTTCCAACCTTCGTTCGCGCATATTTAACAGTTGCTATGGCGATCAGGCCGTTTACTGCCGCCGTAACTTCTATTACCAGATAGGCGGCTATCCCGATTGGCCGTTCCTA encodes:
- a CDS encoding DUF4418 family protein, with the protein product MKKNLSKLILGTELLASLLILGSIFIWAPVCDGLLTLQNGTMVHMKCFYTGQVSIVLAIILLFAAIVAFFSKTDHNKLQWVIIVIGIMIIANTFESVIGIGICKNTAMACHATSAWLRGSGVLVIISGLFDIFANSSKTNKLTL
- a CDS encoding C-GCAxxG-C-C family (seleno)protein, whose protein sequence is MQPQQATKIAMREMKGGNNCCRSIVIAACQVWNIGIPEGVLDAAALFGEGMHSGCSCGALTGMIIASGLKARSQPEANGQQIASICMTGSK